One genomic region from Prochlorococcus marinus str. SB encodes:
- a CDS encoding Nif11 family protein: MSDKDLSNFLKKIEQLNQIAELIKNNPSKKLSLSKCKNHDEVIKLTTEWGFDIGKRWGEY; the protein is encoded by the coding sequence ATGTCAGATAAAGATCTAAGTAATTTTCTAAAAAAAATAGAGCAACTTAATCAAATTGCTGAGCTAATAAAAAATAATCCTAGTAAAAAGTTATCCCTTTCAAAATGCAAGAATCATGATGAAGTAATTAAATTAACCACTGAATGGGGTTTTGATATTGGTAAAAGGTGGGGAGAATATTAA
- a CDS encoding PAP/fibrillin family protein: MKEIREIKSNIYKIAAVTDRGQRLNKLISPMYEEKANEMDELIDALKNFSFEISEKLLSGEWELIFSNVELFRSSPFFLAIEKALNDEFKSNLFFKLHQLQVGSFGISTIGRIAQKIDFEKKEFISTFDTTIFGLTTIPILGWFKLLPTFGGRVITLASDLVLRNNLLDMNLQKTKVSKVDGLNKIPLFSELLMNRWYPVKEVWNKLPWNKDSPNCQVSIVYLDDEMRIMQDMYGSIFIYIRPSISLLNSNSISND, from the coding sequence ATGAAAGAAATTAGAGAGATAAAGTCAAATATATATAAAATAGCTGCTGTTACAGATAGGGGGCAAAGATTAAATAAATTAATTTCGCCAATGTATGAGGAAAAAGCTAATGAAATGGATGAATTGATTGATGCTCTTAAAAACTTTAGTTTTGAAATATCAGAAAAATTATTGTCTGGAGAGTGGGAATTGATTTTTTCTAATGTTGAATTATTTCGAAGTTCCCCTTTCTTCCTTGCTATTGAAAAGGCATTAAATGATGAATTTAAAAGTAATCTTTTTTTTAAATTACATCAATTGCAAGTAGGATCCTTTGGCATTTCAACTATTGGGAGAATTGCTCAAAAGATTGATTTTGAAAAAAAAGAATTTATATCTACTTTTGACACTACAATATTTGGGCTTACAACTATTCCTATCTTAGGTTGGTTCAAACTATTGCCTACTTTTGGTGGAAGAGTAATAACCCTAGCAAGTGATTTAGTTTTAAGAAATAATTTACTTGATATGAACTTACAAAAGACAAAAGTTTCCAAAGTTGATGGACTTAATAAGATTCCATTATTTAGTGAATTACTTATGAATCGATGGTATCCAGTTAAAGAGGTATGGAATAAGTTACCTTGGAATAAAGATTCGCCAAATTGCCAGGTTTCAATTGTATATTTAGACGATGAAATGAGAATTATGCAGGATATGTATGGGTCTATTTTTATTTATATAAGGCCTTCAATTTCCTTGTTGAATTCAAATTCAATCTCTAATGATTAA
- a CDS encoding OsmC family protein, with translation MTKVKCSYLGNLNCEAIHLQSGSLIRTDAPLDHCGKGESFSPTDLLATSLGTCLLTIMAIKTKSKGYDLKGIYLNIEKVMTQNSERKIKELIIDIFIPESTSNETIDFLKKASKECPVTRNLSQEIDIKISWHHE, from the coding sequence ATGACTAAAGTTAAATGTTCTTATTTAGGAAATTTAAACTGTGAGGCTATTCATCTACAATCTGGAAGTCTTATTAGAACTGATGCACCTTTAGATCACTGCGGTAAAGGTGAAAGTTTTTCCCCAACTGATTTATTAGCAACATCTCTAGGTACTTGCCTGTTAACCATCATGGCAATCAAAACCAAATCGAAAGGATATGATTTGAAAGGTATATATTTAAATATTGAAAAAGTAATGACACAAAATAGCGAAAGGAAGATAAAAGAACTAATAATAGATATTTTTATACCAGAGAGCACTTCTAATGAAACTATTGATTTTTTGAAAAAAGCTTCCAAAGAATGTCCAGTTACAAGAAATTTATCTCAAGAAATAGATATTAAAATTAGTTGGCATCATGAATAA